The window AGGGGTTCTCTGGATTACCTCAACGGGTCACCGCCGGTACCATGCCCGCAAGATGGCAAGGCCACTAAACCTACGAACGTCAACGTCTTCGTTTGACTAAGACACCAATAGCTAGGAGGTTCTCACCAGAGGACATCCACCATCGCCAGGATATGGCTCTATACCGACCCATAGCCCACCTCCTTTGAGCTTGCCGTTGACGTTCCCACCGTGCCCAGTAGTTAGTCAGGAGATGAGCTGCCCAGACCGCTAATTCAGCACCCCTACACGACCAGACCTGTCCCCTGCCCCTGGGCTAACGCGGAACTTCTCCCTGCTGATTGCAGCGCTCAGGCTACAACCACCAAAGGGTTCCGTAGTGGATGACTCCAGAAAAAAGAGGGTAATGTGTCTTCTGATTAGCTTAGCTCGACCAATCAGCGGTGTCAATCTCAATGGAGGGCTGCCCGGGGTCGGTTGCCGCCAGGCTCGGACGGGCAGGTTGCCAGCAGCGTTGCCGGTCCAGGTGTTCCAAATAGCTTTTCTCCGCCTGGATGGAGTCCTGTAGGCGTTGCAGTTCGGCCAAAAGGGCCTGGCGCTCCTGTAGGTCCTGGGTTTGACTGAGCAATTGGCTGCGCTCCTGCCACAGAGAAAGCAGCTGCTGGCAGTTCTTTTCGCAGATCACGCGGGCGATGGTGGCCACAGCCGATTGGATGACCAAAGGGGGCTGGCGCAGTTCTAACGCCGTCACTTCGTTGAGCTGGAACAATCCCTGGACCTGGCGCATTTCTTCGGGGTAATCCTGGTGGAGCCGTTGCAGGGCCTGAATCAGGTCCAGGGTGTAGGGCACGCCACCGCTTTGGGCAACCCGTTGCTCCAGCGCCCGAATTTGCTGCCATAGCCAGCGGTGATGGGGCGTACCAAAGGCCAAATCCCACTCCTCCAGGGCATCCACCACCGCTTGGCGATAGGGGGGCAAGTGTAGGTAGATCCGCAGGAGTTGGGCCTCGGCCGCCTCTAGTAAATTGGCGCTGGTCACCGGTGGTACAAACCGCTGTGGGGCAACATCACACCGGCGCAGGAGCCGACGCAGGTAGGCCTCCAGTTGCAATACCAACCGGGCGTTTCCCTGGCTCAGGTCGTTGACCGCTGTACTGAGGTAGCGCAGGCGCAGGGCCGGATTGGGAATTTGACGCAGCAGGTCGGCTAACTCCCGCAGAATGGCCATTAACTGGTCGGGTCGGCGGTTGTCCCGTTGCAGCAAAATCCGGTTGATCTGCCAGTCCAACCACAGGGGGGCCGCCCGCACCAGGGCCTGGTAGTCTTCGGCGGTGTGTTCTTGCAGGTAGTCGGCGGCGTCCTTGCCAGCAGGTAGATACAACACGTGCAACGCCACTTCCCCCCGGTAGGCCATGGTCTGCACCTCGGCGATCACCCGATCCACCGCTTTTTGGCCGGCCGCGTCCGCATCAAAGTTCAGAATCACCCGCTTGGATTCCGTATAGCGCAGGAGCAATCGCACCTGGTCCGCGTTCAAGGCAGTTCCTAATACGGCCACGGTGTGGGTCAGGCCGGCCTGGTGCAGGGCTATGGCGTCGAAATAACCCTCCACCACCAGCACCTCATCAGCGCGGGCAATGGCCTCCTTGGCCTTATCCAGGGCAAACAGGACCTGGCTTTTGTTGAACAGGGGTGTTTCCGGCGAGTTGAGATACTTGGGTTCTTCGCCATCGAGACTGCGGCCCCCAAACCCAATCACCCGCCCCTGGGCATCCCGAATGGGAATCATCAAGCGGTTGCGGAACCGGTCGTAGTAGCCACCGCTGGAGCGCGGCACAATCAACCCCGCCTCGGCCACCAGGGGGGCTGGAAATCCCTTGTGTTCCACCAGATAGCTGTAGAGGGTCTGCCAGCCGTGGGGCGCATAACCCAGTTGAAACGCCTGGATGGTCTCCGGGGTCAACCGCCGTTTTTGGGTGAGGTAATCCATCACCATTTGATTGTTCTTCTGAGCCAGGGCGTAGGCGTAAAAGTGGGCGGCCACGGCCAGGATTTCGTAGAGTTGTTGCCGGCGGGCAAGTTGCTGTTGCAGTTGTTTTTGTTGTTCCGGCTCCAGGGTACGAATGGGAACTTGATAGCGATGGGCCAGGTCCAGGATCACCTCTTGAAATGAGGTTTTCCCTAGCTCCATCAGGAACTTGATGGCATCCCCCCCGGCGCCACAACTGAAGCAGTGATAGAGCTGCTTTTGGGGATTGACATGAAAACTGGGGTTTTTATCGTCGTGGAAGGGACATAGGCCCACCAAATCCTTCCCCTGGCGCCGCAGCACCACCCGGGTGGAAACGATGTCCACAATGTCTAACTTTCGCCGCACCTGTTCGATGGTTTCCGGGTGCAGCCGGGGCGTGTCCATTGGTTGGGGAAAGACGGGATGGCTCTATTGTATCCCCTAATCCCCCTAGGACACGCTGCGCCGCCCCAAGGCATAAACCCCCGCCCCGATGGCCGCCAGCAGAGCACAGCTGACCCCCCAGCTTTTGCCCAGGGACCCGTCCAAAACCCATTCCCAGGCCGTACCCACCCCAAGGAGAGGCAAAATGGCCACCACGGAAGCCAGCGCCGAGGGCAAGCGTCGCTCTAGGCGTTCATAGATCCAATCGTTGAGGTCCATAAACCCCCAGTACAGGGCAATCGCCCACAGACAGGCTCCTGCCACCATCCCTGCCGTCATCGCCTATAGCCAACCCTTTTTGTTGAAGATGTAGGTATGGGCAAATTCCTCGTCACTTTTGGTGAGGTAGATAATCCCTTCGATCAGGCCGACAATTCCCATCGCCGCCGAGGCTAAACCACAGGTGATGATGCCGCCGACCAGGGTCACCAGCAGCATGATCAATCCCTCGGTGGTGTAGCCCAGAACAAACTTATGCACCCCCAGGGCACCCAGCACAATCGCCAGGACACCGGCCAGTATCTTTTTATTGGTCATGTCGGGTGGATTGGTGGTCATCACGTTCACTCCTCACGATGTTTCTTCTAAACCGGCAACCTTATGACGATTGTAGCCCCAAGCGGTCAGCCGCGCGTTGGCCCCCCGCCAGGGCGGCGATTTCGTCGTCAAAGCGGTCGGCCATTTCCATAATCGAACGGGCGGAAGTTTCCAGCTCCTTGGGGTCACACGTTGAACCCACTATCGTGTGCTCAAGCAAAATATCCCCGTCCTCGTCAATGCCGAAGGCCCCGAAGGGAATTTCCGTGTTTTTGCGCAACAGGTACTGCAACAGTTCCGGTTTGAGTTCTGCGCCCTTGACCACGTAGGACCAGGTACAAATGAGGGCATCGTTCTCGGTCCAGGGCAATACTTCTACCGCAGCATAAGCCGACCCCCGGGGGATGATAAAAATGGGTAAATCATCCCGCACTTCCAACTGGTCGCCGAATAGCTCTTGCATCCAAGGACGGATTTTTTCGTAGCAGGCCCGTTGCGGCTTGCTGGCAAAGTGCATGGTGGCTTCCTCGTGTACATCTGCCCTTTAGTTTACCGGCAAACGGGGAATCCCCAGGTTAAGTTCCGGTAATGAACGGCCCCAAACCTAAAAACCTCCCGCACAAATGGGTTCGGGTCCCAGGTCTTGCCTTAGGATACGGGTAGCCCTGCAATCAGACCCCTATGGAAACAGCGGCCAGTCCTCTAGCGGAGATGGCCATCTTGGTTGTGGACGATTCTCCCAGTCAGCGGTTGTCCTTACTGGCCATCCTAAAGGCGGCGGGTTTCCAACGGCTGTACGCCTGCGATAGCGCCCAGGAGGCCTTCGCTCTCCTGCATCGGCAGCCTGTGGATTTAATCCTCATGGACGTGAGCATGCCCAAAATCAACGGCATCGAAGCCTGCCGCCACCTGAAAAGCCAACCCGCATTCCACGATATTCCCGTCATTATGGTCACCGCCAGTGTGGAGGTGTCCGACCTGGAATCGGCGTTTGAAGCGGGGGCAACGGATTACATCGTCAAACCACCCCACCAAATCGAACTCCTGGCCCGGGTGCGTTCCTGTTTGCGGCTCAAGCACGAAACGGACCAGCGCAAAGCCAAGGAAGCCCAATTGCGCCAGGCCCTGCAATCTTTGGATGAACAGCACCGTTTGCTGCGCTTAGAGCAGGAAAAGTCCGAGCGTTTACTGCTCAACATCCTGCCCAAACCGGTAGCGGAACGGCTCAAGCAGGGCCAGCAGGTGATTGCCGACCATTTCCCGGCGGTAACGGTGCTGTTTGCCGATATTGTGGATTTCACCTCGTTAGCCGCCCGCATGCCCGCCCAGGAGGTGGTGGCCCTCCTCAATGGGGTGTTCTCCCAGTTTGATCACCTGGCGGAACGCCATGGCTTGGAGAAGATCAAAACCATCGGCGATGCCTATATGGTGGTGGGGGGATTGCCCATGTCCCGTCCTGACCACGCTCAAGCGGTGGCAGCTTTTGCCCTGGACGTGCTGGCTACCTTACAGGCGGATGAAAACACCCAACGACTGTTGCGGGTACGGATCGGTATGCACAGCGGACCAGTAGTGGCGGGGGTCATCGGCACCAAAAAGTTCATCTACGACCTGTGGGGGGATACGGTGAACACCGCCAGCCGCATGCAAATGGTGGGCCACCCCAACACCATTCAGGTCTCGGAAGCCACCTATCATCTGCTCAAGGCGGAATTTGTCCTCCAGGAACGGGGGGTCATTCCGGTCAAGGGCAAGGGCGAAATGCGGGTGTACTACCTACTGGGCCGCCGTTAGAGCCGTTGCTACTGCTTTTGCAATTCCTCCAGGACCGCTGCTGGGGGCATGGGCAGCCGCTGCACCGGGAATCCCTTGGCTCCAGGGTCCGGCGGGCACTGGGCCAGGTTGATCACCGGACGAAACCCCTGTTGCACAAATACCTTGTAGTTATTGACCAACTCCTAGGAACCCTGGAAATGCAACTCTAATTGCAGGCCCGGCTGTTGTTGCTCAAAGTGGGGTTGCCAAGCTTCCAGCACCTGCCGCAGTTCCGTTCCTACCACCACCACTTGCGGGATACCCCCGGCAGCGGCGCCCAGGTCAACACTACCCCTGCCACCAATATCCCCAGGGATAGAAGGGTTCGGCGCCGCAGATGCTTTGGTTTCACCGCAGGAGGGGGTATAGCCGGTCACCGTTTCCCTACCCCCAGTGTAGTGAGCGTTTGGGCCAGGGAATGACCTCGTCCCGGTCCACCTCCCGCGCCACCCGCACCAGCAGACCCGCCAGGAGAAAACTGGCCAACAGGGAGTTCCCCCCGTAGCTAAAAAACGGCAAGGGTAACCCCGTAGTGGGCAACACCCCCGTCGCCACGCCGATATTCAACAACGACTGCCCCACCAGCAAGACCGTTGCCCCCAGGGCCACCAAACGCAGGGCCGGTTGCGTTTCTGTCGCCAGGGCCACTCGCAGCCCCCACCCCCCGTACACCAGCAAAAACGCCAAAAACAGCAACCCCCCAATCAACCCGAATTCCTCAGCAAAGACTGCGAAGATAAAATCCGTGTGCTGGATGGGCAAGAAAAACCATTTCTGTTGGGACAGGCCCAGCCCCGTGCCCCACAGGCCCCCCGACCCCACCGCCAGTAAACTCTGCACCAGTTGATATCCATGCCCCAGGGGGTCGGCCCAGGGATTGAGAAAAGATACCACCCGTTGCCGTTGGTAGTCTTTAAGCATCAGGCTGATCCCGGCCAGGAGCACGCCCGTGACCGCCGTAGTTCCCAGATAAAACCAGGGCAACCCCGCCACCAGCGCCAGCACCCACAGGGTCATCCCCGTCAGCCCCGCCATGCTCAGGTTCGGTTGCAGCAAAATCATGCCCACCACCAGGGCAAACACCCCCAGCCAACACAACCGTGCCATCGGGGAAACGTGGAACCAATTGCCAAAGAGCCGACTGCTTTGCAGGATGAGAAAGGGTTTCACCAGTTCCGACGGCTGCACCAGCAACGGCCCCAGCGCCAGCCAGCGACTCGCTTCGTTCACCTCCGTGCCATGGGATAGCGTCAACCCCATCAGCACCGTACACACCAACAACCCCGGTCCGGCCATCCGCCACCACCATTTCAGCGGCAGCCGCAACACCGCACTGTAGCCCAAGACCCCCAATATTGCCCAGGCCAACTGCCGCTTGATGTAATAAAATCCATCCCCGTGGTCGGCCAAACTCATAGGCAAGGATGCCGAAAATAGCACCACCAAGCCCACCCCCAGCCACAGAAACGTTAGTCGTTGCAACCAGCGGGCCGCCGCCGACCAGGACAATACCTCTGGGTCCGCAAAGGGCAACAACCAGCGCCGGAGACTATTGATTACCATGAGCTTGACTGGAACTACAAAATCAATATACATTACGATAGATGGGTACTCAGATGGCCAAGCGCTAGGGCTGTCAGCTAAAACTCAGCGTTTCTCAAGATTGCCGCTCCTTTGAATTTGCAGTAGGTAACTCATGGGTTTAACCGATTGTCATTTGCGTTTGCGGGTGTTGTTTTTTGGGGGTGGTTTGCTATGGTCTGTCGGTGTCCATCCCGTCTGGGCGCAGCCAATTCAGCCCCATGGGTTTGTGAAGTACCACAGTGAGGAACGGGGACAGGACGGCCATACCAGTCTAGGGGTACGTATTCCCTTGACTCGGGAAACGGCCTCCTTTTTCTTCCTGGAACCCCACCTGAAAATCTTCGACAATGGCAGCCTCGGTTCATCGGTCATTGTGGGTTGGCGTACCCTTAGGCGCAAAGACCTCTTCGGCACCTTTATCGGCTACGACAACCGTGATGTCCTAGGCCGCGTCTTCCACCAACTCAGCGTCGGCGCCGAGTACAAACGGGAGCGCTTTGGGGCCTATGTCACCGGCTTTTTACCCATCGGGCGGCGGCAGGCAGATGCTGGCTTAGGCACAGTACTCGATGCCAACTTCTTCGATGGCCCTTTTTACGTGTTTGAGCGCCGGGAACGTCGTTTTAATAGCACGATGGCCGGTTGGGAAATCGCCGTAGATACCACCATTCCCGTAGGGCCAGATTATATGCGTCCACGCCTAGGGGTGTACTACTTGGAGTCCCCCTACACCAGTACAGTTGGGGTCAAGGGGGAAATACGCTACGACCATGCCTGGTTCAACCTCGGTTTGGGGGTGCAGCATGATAGGGTGTTTGATACGCGGGTATCGTTCCAAGTGGGGATCAACTTACCGGGTCATCCGCGCCAACCCCAGGCACCCACGCTTGCCCAGCGGCTATATGAGCCTGTGGAAAAACCTAGCACCATCATTGTGCAAAATGTCGCGGAGGGGATTACCGACATTTTGGCAATCAATCCCGACACCAACCAGCCGTATCAGTTTTACATCGTGACGGATAATCCGGCAGGTTTGCGGGGGACACCGATGGTATTCCCAGGGACACCAGCAGGTCTAACAGCTGCCTTGAGCAGTGCCGCCGGTGCTAGTGGGAATGGGGTGACCTATATTTATCAAAAAAATAGTGCTTTGGCGCCTTTAGTGGGTAGTTTTTCCGTCGGGGATGGGGTGAAGTTAGTATCGAGTTCGGCACCGGTGGCCAATTTCTTCAACCGAAGCTTGCCGTTTATTGCCCAGCGGGGAGTGGGTGGGCCGCCGGTGGATTTTGACAGTTTCTTGACGGTCAATGACGGTCAACCCTTACCCCAGATTCAGGGAAACATTCAACTGGTTGCGGGTGGGAATCGCCAGGCTGTTGTGGGCTTGGCAATTAACCCTAACAGCGCCAGCGCCGGGATAAGCGGTACCAACAACAGTAACCCGGTAATCCTTTCCAACAAGATTACCGACGCCCAGGATACGGGAATCGCATTAAAGAACGCCAGCAGCTCAATCGGCAGTTTCACCTTGTCTATCAAAAATCAGCTTGTCAAAGCCGGAGATATATTTGTTGTCAATAATCAGGTTGAAAAGACCACCAGTTCGCAGGATGCCAGGGGTATTTTGGTTACGGTTAAAAGCGGAAGCGTTACGGTTGCAGACAGTAGGATCAGTGATACAATCGCCCCAGATGCCCGGGGAATTCGCGTAGAAGCTATAGGTAATACAAACAGTATATCTATCCTGAATTCCCACGTACAGGGAACCACGGGTCAAACCAAAGCAGTTGGGATAGATGTGACAACTCAGGGTGGCGATGTTGCTACAGTTACCATCGGTGGCACGAATACGGTTAATGATACCAAAGCTACAGCAGGTGGCGCTCTCGGTGATGGGGCATCAGGGGTGGCCATTTCCACACAGGATACGATCCAGGTGGTGAATATTACCGGTAGCAATACTATCCAAAACACCCAAGCTGATTTTGATAAAGCTACAGCCCTGGGCTTGGCAGTAACGACTATCGCACCAGGTTCCACGATTGGTCAAGTCAATGTCAGCGCCAACAATACCATTAGCAATACAACTACTCTGGCTACTGTGGATGCAACTGCCGGTGGAATTGGTATTTTTACAACGGCAGATAATTCAACAATCGGCGTAGTAAATATCACGGGAAATAATACCATTTCTCAAACCAAGTCCGGCGACCAAGCAGGGGGGATTGGTGTCACAACTAATGGCGCTAATTCATCTATTGGTAGCGTGAGTATTACCGGTAATAATGTCATTACTGACACCCAAACTAGTGGATTTAGAGCTATTGGATTGGTTGTCGGTACAACAGGAGCAAATTCTAAGATTGCCAATGGTGGCGTTATCAATATCACTGGCAGCCATCAGATCGTCAATACAGAGGCGAATCCCCTCGGTAATTCGGTGGCCTTTGGCGCGGCAATTCTAACAAACTTTAATGCCAATAATGCCACCATTGCTCAGAACGGTACTATCAACATTGAAAATCTGGATATTCAAAATACTTCAGCCTTTAATGGGGCAGCGGGTTTAGGGATTGTGGCCAGCGCTACCGCCTCTAGTATTGCTAGCAGTGGGGTGATTAATGTTGGCAATATCAAAGTGAATAATGTCACTGCTGTGGTTGATAGTTCCGGTATTAGCATAGCCACGGGATTTCCAGGTTTCCTATTTACAAATCAGACTATTGGGGATATTCGTATTACGGGTCAGAACACAATTAGCAATATCCTGGCAACGGCCACTGCTGCCGGAATTAGTGTTCGAGTTCCCCCCAGCGCCCTCAACAGTACAGTGGGCAATATCACCATCGGCTCGGCCAACCCAACGGAAAGAACAAGTGTTCAGGATGTGCGGGCAACTGGCGTCCAGGGTAGAGCCTATGGGATTGAGGTACAGACGGGTATCGGTTCAACTTTTGGTGATGTGACTATACGGAATTCAGATGTCAGTACTAGTGGTCAGGTCAAGGGCACCCTGGCTGCTAGGGGTATTGTTGTGCAAGCCGGAATTACGCAATCTGGGCCAACGCCAGGCAATATGGGCAATGTGTCAATTACTGGTAATCAGGTGGGTAGTCCCATTTCTCCTGTCGAGGTAACGGCTACATCATTCCGTGATGCCATTGGTATATTGGTGCGTGCGGTCAACAATAACACAATTGGTGACTTAACTATACAGGGTAATACTGTCAATGGCGTTATCGCTAATGCGGGTTCACGGGCCCAGGGAATCGTTGCGAATGCTGTGGTCTCTAATTTGCCAGGTGGCAGTCCGCGCATTGGTACGGTTACCCCCGGTGCTCCAAGTGTTATTATTCGTGACAACAGCGTGACGGCCGGCAATGCTACTACGTTAACTACTGATGGCATTTTGCTGGGGACGGAATTGCTCTTTCCACAAGCGGGGCAAAATCCTGAGATTGGTCGGGCTTTGGTTGCCAACAATACGATCAACGTGCAGTCAGCCAATTTAGTAGGCCAAGCGGGAGCTACCGGTATCCGCATTTATAACGATAACCTGGCCATACCCAACCCCAATCACGTCAATGTGGATATTCTCAATAACACGATCAACTTTAGCGGCGGCAATTTTGCACCGACAGGTTCACCGAACGATGGTTCTTCTTCTGGTGTTTTTGTCCAGGCTAATACAGGTACAGCTACCCGGCCAGTTTGTGTACGGATTGCAGGTAATGCGTCAACCACTCCTAACGCCCTCAATACCCACTTCCGCTTTTTGCATGTGGCCGGCGGTGTCGCTCTCTTCAATGCCACGCCTAATCCGATTACCACTAACGCCCAGTTGGGGACGTTTCTAACTACAGGGGCTGGTAATACAGTGACTGGGGGTGCCAGTGCGGCCTTCAGCCATAACCCGACAATCCCGGCCATCAACTCGACGATTTGCCCTAACTACTGACCCAAGCCGTACTGGAAATGACTTTGCCTTGAGTTATAATGGGGGCATGGGGGTATATTAACCAAGATTTAACAAACGTAGGGGTAGGGTGATGGCCGGTAAAGGTACGGGCGTGCGGTCGTTGGCGGAGGCGATCCAGCGGTGTCAAGCGCTGGGGATGCGCTTAAGTCAGCAGCGGCGGGCAATTTTGGAGTTGTTGTGGCAAACGGGGGAGCATTTGTCGGCGCGGGAGATTTACCACCGGTTGAATGCCCAGGGCCAGGACATCGGCCACACGTCGGTGTATCAGAATCTGGATGCCCTGGCGTCCCAAGGGGTAATCGAGTGTATCGAGCGGGCAGATGGGCGTCTCTATGGCCGGATCAGCGAACCCCATAGCCATGTGCATTGCTTAGATACGCAGCGGATTCAGGATGTGTGGGTGGAGCTGCCGCCGGAGTTGATTGCTCAGGTGGAGCGGCAGACGGGCACGAAAATTACCCATTACCGGATTGACTTTTTTGGTTACCAGCACCCTAGTCCACCGGGCGAATCGGCCCCTGTAGCTCACCGCGCAGAAACTGGGTGAGATAGGGGTTGTCGCTGGTGTCCAGGTCGGCGGGGGTGCCTTCCCAGCGAATTTGACCGTCGTAGAGCAGTAAGATGCGGTCGGCGGCCCGGCGAATGGTGCTTTCTTGGTGGGTGACGACGACGTAGGTGGCGGCGTGCTGGACGGACTTTTGCAAATGGCGCATTAGGTCTTCGATGCGATGGGCGGCGATGGGGTCTAGGCCGGCGGTGGGTTCGTCATAAAGCAAAATGTCTAGATTGTCGTCGGGGGTGTCGGGGTCTGCGATGATCGCCCGAGCTAGGGCCACCCGCCGGCGCATGCCCCCCGAAAGTTCCGCCGGATAGCGGTCGCCGATGCCTTTGAGTCCAACGCGCTCTAAACTTTGCTCCACCAGTTCCTGGATGCGTTCTGGCGGTAGGCGACTGTGTTCGGTCAGCAAAAAACCTACGTTTTCGGCTACGGTGAGGGAGTCAAACAGGGCCGCTTCCTGAAATACCATGCCGATGCGGGCTGGGCTTTTTTCCCCTTCGGTGACCAGGACTTGGGGGTGGCCTTTGACCCAAACTTCTCCCGCATCGGGCACCATCAGTCCCGCCATGAGTCGTAGAGTTGTGGATTTGCCGGCCCCCGATGGTCCAATAATGGCCACCGCTTCCCCAGGATACACCGCCAAACTCACGCCGTTGAGGACAGGCCGGCTACCTAGGGTTTTGTGAACGTGGCGAAATTCGATGATGGGCTGGGCCATAGGGACGGAGGTCGCCTGTTTATCACTATATCTGCTGCCACGCCATGGGGGAGTCCTTCCCCGGCAAGGTTGCTGGGCTGGGAGATGGGTCACTACCCCTGGAAATCCCGCAACGAGCTGTTTGCCAGTTGGGGGCCATGGCGCAACTGACCTCCGGGTAGTACCATGCGCTGATTCGGCAGGGGCAGTTGGCACCCCAGGAACGCATAGAGTTGATTGCCGGCCTATTACACCCGATGTTCCCTAAAGGCGCCCTATTGCAGCTTTTGCCGTCCTTGACTCCAATGCCAGGACTGGATTACACAGTGAGCCGGAGTAGGACATGGTCATTGTCGAAGACGGGGTTGATCTGGAGTGCCACCCCAGCCCGCCGGCGATTCTCCTGGTGATCAAATGTATGCCCAGGCGGGGATTCCCACCCGTTGGCTGGTGAACTTACTGGACAACTAAGGTTGACAGCGAGCCGAAAACAGGGGGTTATCAGAAGCAGACGGTTTACACCCGTGACCAGACGGTGCCGTTTTTCGGTGCGGCTATCCCCTGTGGGGCATTCCTGCTGTAGCCCCTTTGGACCTATCCTAGAGAATTACTGGCTTTTTTTAACTCCCCATGGCTCTTGTCACCCGCATCGGTTCCCGCCAGAGTCAACTGGCCCTGATTCAGACCCACTGGGTGCGCGACGAATTGCAAAAGCATTACCCGGACCGGGAGTTTCCCATCATCACCATGACCACCCAGGGGGACAAAATTTTGGATGTGGCCCTGGCCAAGATTGGGGACAAGGGACTGTTCACCAAAGAGCTGGAGCAGGCGCTGCTGCGA of the Gloeomargarita sp. SRBZ-1_bins_9 genome contains:
- the dnaG gene encoding DNA primase, translating into MDTPRLHPETIEQVRRKLDIVDIVSTRVVLRRQGKDLVGLCPFHDDKNPSFHVNPQKQLYHCFSCGAGGDAIKFLMELGKTSFQEVILDLAHRYQVPIRTLEPEQQKQLQQQLARRQQLYEILAVAAHFYAYALAQKNNQMVMDYLTQKRRLTPETIQAFQLGYAPHGWQTLYSYLVEHKGFPAPLVAEAGLIVPRSSGGYYDRFRNRLMIPIRDAQGRVIGFGGRSLDGEEPKYLNSPETPLFNKSQVLFALDKAKEAIARADEVLVVEGYFDAIALHQAGLTHTVAVLGTALNADQVRLLLRYTESKRVILNFDADAAGQKAVDRVIAEVQTMAYRGEVALHVLYLPAGKDAADYLQEHTAEDYQALVRAAPLWLDWQINRILLQRDNRRPDQLMAILRELADLLRQIPNPALRLRYLSTAVNDLSQGNARLVLQLEAYLRRLLRRCDVAPQRFVPPVTSANLLEAAEAQLLRIYLHLPPYRQAVVDALEEWDLAFGTPHHRWLWQQIRALEQRVAQSGGVPYTLDLIQALQRLHQDYPEEMRQVQGLFQLNEVTALELRQPPLVIQSAVATIARVICEKNCQQLLSLWQERSQLLSQTQDLQERQALLAELQRLQDSIQAEKSYLEHLDRQRCWQPARPSLAATDPGQPSIEIDTADWSS
- a CDS encoding TM2 domain-containing protein gives rise to the protein MTTNPPDMTNKKILAGVLAIVLGALGVHKFVLGYTTEGLIMLLVTLVGGIITCGLASAAMGIVGLIEGIIYLTKSDEEFAHTYIFNKKGWL
- a CDS encoding ABC transporter ATP-binding protein, whose amino-acid sequence is MAQPIIEFRHVHKTLGSRPVLNGVSLAVYPGEAVAIIGPSGAGKSTTLRLMAGLMVPDAGEVWVKGHPQVLVTEGEKSPARIGMVFQEAALFDSLTVAENVGFLLTEHSRLPPERIQELVEQSLERVGLKGIGDRYPAELSGGMRRRVALARAIIADPDTPDDNLDILLYDEPTAGLDPIAAHRIEDLMRHLQKSVQHAATYVVVTHQESTIRRAADRILLLYDGQIRWEGTPADLDTSDNPYLTQFLRGELQGPIRPVD
- a CDS encoding FtsW/RodA/SpoVE family cell cycle protein, encoding MVINSLRRWLLPFADPEVLSWSAAARWLQRLTFLWLGVGLVVLFSASLPMSLADHGDGFYYIKRQLAWAILGVLGYSAVLRLPLKWWWRMAGPGLLVCTVLMGLTLSHGTEVNEASRWLALGPLLVQPSELVKPFLILQSSRLFGNWFHVSPMARLCWLGVFALVVGMILLQPNLSMAGLTGMTLWVLALVAGLPWFYLGTTAVTGVLLAGISLMLKDYQRQRVVSFLNPWADPLGHGYQLVQSLLAVGSGGLWGTGLGLSQQKWFFLPIQHTDFIFAVFAEEFGLIGGLLFLAFLLVYGGWGLRVALATETQPALRLVALGATVLLVGQSLLNIGVATGVLPTTGLPLPFFSYGGNSLLASFLLAGLLVRVAREVDRDEVIPWPKRSLHWG
- a CDS encoding adenylate/guanylate cyclase domain-containing protein: METAASPLAEMAILVVDDSPSQRLSLLAILKAAGFQRLYACDSAQEAFALLHRQPVDLILMDVSMPKINGIEACRHLKSQPAFHDIPVIMVTASVEVSDLESAFEAGATDYIVKPPHQIELLARVRSCLRLKHETDQRKAKEAQLRQALQSLDEQHRLLRLEQEKSERLLLNILPKPVAERLKQGQQVIADHFPAVTVLFADIVDFTSLAARMPAQEVVALLNGVFSQFDHLAERHGLEKIKTIGDAYMVVGGLPMSRPDHAQAVAAFALDVLATLQADENTQRLLRVRIGMHSGPVVAGVIGTKKFIYDLWGDTVNTASRMQMVGHPNTIQVSEATYHLLKAEFVLQERGVIPVKGKGEMRVYYLLGRR
- a CDS encoding Fur family transcriptional regulator produces the protein MAGKGTGVRSLAEAIQRCQALGMRLSQQRRAILELLWQTGEHLSAREIYHRLNAQGQDIGHTSVYQNLDALASQGVIECIERADGRLYGRISEPHSHVHCLDTQRIQDVWVELPPELIAQVERQTGTKITHYRIDFFGYQHPSPPGESAPVAHRAETG
- a CDS encoding YbjN domain-containing protein, yielding MHFASKPQRACYEKIRPWMQELFGDQLEVRDDLPIFIIPRGSAYAAVEVLPWTENDALICTWSYVVKGAELKPELLQYLLRKNTEIPFGAFGIDEDGDILLEHTIVGSTCDPKELETSARSIMEMADRFDDEIAALAGGQRAADRLGLQSS